Proteins encoded in a region of the Vicinamibacteria bacterium genome:
- a CDS encoding rubrerythrin family protein: protein MAQLKGTKTHVNLKEAFAGESQANRRYLYFAKVADVEGYPEIASNFRETAEGETGHAHGHLDYLKQVGDPATNLPIGDTADNLKAAVAGETYEYTDMYPGMAKTAREEGFAEIANWFETLAKAEKSHAGRFQKFLDSLD, encoded by the coding sequence ATGGCGCAGCTGAAAGGAACCAAGACGCACGTGAATCTCAAAGAGGCCTTCGCCGGCGAGTCTCAGGCGAACCGCCGCTACCTCTATTTCGCGAAAGTCGCCGATGTCGAGGGCTACCCGGAGATCGCCAGCAATTTTCGCGAGACCGCGGAAGGTGAAACCGGTCATGCGCACGGCCACCTCGACTATTTGAAACAGGTGGGCGATCCCGCCACCAATCTTCCGATTGGAGACACCGCTGACAATCTCAAGGCGGCGGTTGCCGGCGAGACCTACGAGTACACCGACATGTACCCCGGCATGGCCAAGACGGCCCGCGAAGAGGGTTTCGCCGAGATCGCCAACTGGTTCGAAACGTTGGCCAAGGCTGAAAAATCACACGCCGGCCGCTTCCAGAAGTTCCTCGACTCACTCGACTGA
- a CDS encoding Fur family transcriptional regulator has product MSATGENSTDRYLALCRERGLAMTVQRRVILDELVRRKDHPTADQIYDSVRDRLPEISRTTVYRVLDTFVKVGAIQKVLHPGAVARFDPIRERHHHLICERCGELFDLRAEAVPDVALPTLADGFLIEDYTINFSGICSGCRTC; this is encoded by the coding sequence ATGAGCGCCACAGGCGAAAATTCAACAGACCGGTATCTTGCGCTCTGCCGGGAGCGGGGCCTCGCGATGACCGTCCAAAGAAGGGTCATTCTCGATGAGCTCGTTCGACGCAAGGATCATCCTACCGCCGACCAGATCTATGACAGCGTGCGCGACCGCCTTCCCGAAATCTCCAGGACGACGGTGTACCGCGTACTCGACACCTTCGTGAAAGTGGGCGCGATCCAGAAGGTACTCCACCCCGGCGCCGTGGCTCGGTTCGATCCGATTCGAGAACGACATCATCATCTGATCTGCGAGCGATGCGGGGAGCTCTTCGACCTCCGAGCCGAGGCGGTGCCCGATGTCGCTCTTCCGACGCTCGCCGACGGATTCTTGATCGAGGATTACACCATCAATTTCTCCGGCATCTGCTCTGGATGCCGGACATGCTGA
- a CDS encoding cytochrome P450 — MASSFVFDPYGPRVHSDPFPLYKVLRDEHPAYFSEPGDCWVLSRYADVVHAVLDTDTFSSAQGNIIDDSPLRAGATLGTTDPPRHDQLRKLVQSAFLHSNIQKMEQPAREQARVILEEAKARGELDLVNELATPVTTGILARLLGLPADNLSQLKRWVSDSLRRDPVTRKSPPHADEARRQLTALTEAVIAERKSSPTGDLISGLIQARVDGEALTEREILMTSRTLLAAGVESTVSFFGNLALNLTCFAEARQRVIAEPARMGDAIEESLRYNTSAQRFSRTLTRDFEIHGRRLRAGDKVMVVFGSANRDERKFHEADRYDIDRRPTDHLGFGHGKHYCIGAGFGRLLTRVMAEELLRNVPEYNLVGELDWLPSPTFRSMVSFPVSF, encoded by the coding sequence CCCGCCTACTTCAGCGAGCCCGGAGACTGCTGGGTTCTCTCACGCTACGCCGACGTCGTGCACGCCGTCCTGGATACCGACACCTTTTCCTCCGCGCAGGGCAACATCATCGACGACTCACCTCTTCGGGCGGGTGCGACCCTGGGCACGACCGATCCACCGCGCCACGATCAGCTGCGAAAGCTCGTCCAGAGCGCCTTTCTTCACTCGAACATCCAGAAGATGGAGCAGCCGGCCCGGGAACAAGCGCGGGTGATTCTCGAGGAAGCGAAGGCGCGAGGCGAGCTCGACCTCGTGAACGAGCTCGCGACCCCGGTAACGACGGGAATCTTGGCGCGGCTTCTCGGTCTTCCCGCCGACAACCTCTCTCAGCTCAAGCGCTGGGTGAGCGACTCGTTGAGACGCGATCCGGTCACGCGCAAGAGCCCTCCGCACGCCGACGAAGCTCGCAGGCAGCTCACGGCGCTGACCGAAGCGGTGATTGCCGAGCGAAAGAGCTCTCCCACCGGCGATCTCATCTCCGGGCTCATCCAGGCTCGGGTCGACGGCGAAGCACTTACCGAGCGAGAAATCCTCATGACGTCACGAACGCTCCTTGCCGCTGGCGTCGAGTCCACCGTGAGCTTCTTCGGCAACCTCGCGTTGAACCTGACGTGCTTCGCCGAGGCGCGCCAGCGCGTCATCGCCGAACCAGCCCGGATGGGCGACGCCATCGAGGAGTCCCTGCGCTACAACACGTCGGCTCAACGTTTTAGCCGCACACTCACACGGGACTTCGAGATTCACGGCCGGCGCCTTCGAGCGGGCGACAAGGTAATGGTCGTCTTCGGCTCGGCCAACCGAGACGAAAGGAAGTTCCACGAGGCGGATCGCTACGACATCGACCGAAGGCCCACCGACCATCTCGGCTTCGGACACGGGAAGCACTACTGCATCGGAGCCGGCTTCGGACGCCTCTTGACCCGGGTGATGGCCGAGGAGCTTCTGCGCAACGTCCCCGAGTACAATCTCGTGGGCGAGCTCGACTGGCTCCCCTCACCCACCTTCAGGAGCATGGTGAGCTTTCCTGTTAGTTTCTGA